A region of Massilia sp. WG5 DNA encodes the following proteins:
- a CDS encoding OmpA family protein, with protein MKHIIRTSTAVLLAGLAVAGCKTSPPASEAMTADTALTNAGQAIDHAAADPHVAKYASSELDRANDSLQKAKEAWSKKHDLSATTHLAYVAQQRAATAQELANGRAADDAVMVAAANRDHAVQVAAAERNANPTALVTTTQVQEGALAGFASGASKLPTKALPMIGELAAELKHNPNAKVVIEGHTDNVGDPKFNQNLALERAQAVRSALVRQGVDINRISIRSAGDENPIANNDTSTGRRQNRRAQVIIGDTETRMVGSSQGQTSATSSGEGEQSGQNVHSGQNTENGQTGQNEQNQQNGQDNQREP; from the coding sequence ATGAAACACATCATCCGAACAAGCACTGCCGTGCTGCTCGCCGGCCTGGCCGTAGCGGGATGTAAAACCTCGCCGCCGGCCTCTGAAGCGATGACAGCAGATACCGCACTCACGAATGCCGGACAAGCGATCGACCACGCAGCAGCCGATCCCCACGTCGCCAAATATGCATCGAGCGAACTGGATCGCGCCAACGATTCGCTGCAGAAGGCAAAAGAAGCATGGAGCAAAAAGCACGATCTGTCAGCCACGACGCATCTGGCTTATGTGGCCCAACAGCGCGCAGCGACAGCGCAAGAACTTGCGAATGGCCGCGCTGCGGACGACGCGGTGATGGTCGCCGCTGCAAATCGGGATCATGCGGTGCAGGTTGCGGCCGCGGAAAGGAATGCGAATCCGACTGCGCTCGTCACGACGACCCAGGTGCAGGAAGGCGCCCTTGCCGGATTCGCCTCCGGAGCGTCGAAACTGCCAACAAAGGCCCTGCCCATGATTGGCGAACTGGCTGCGGAATTGAAGCATAACCCGAACGCCAAGGTCGTGATCGAAGGGCATACGGACAATGTCGGCGATCCGAAGTTCAATCAGAATTTGGCTCTGGAACGCGCACAGGCGGTGCGTAGCGCCCTGGTACGGCAGGGGGTCGACATCAACCGCATCAGTATCCGTTCAGCCGGTGACGAGAATCCGATCGCCAACAACGATACCAGCACCGGCAGGCGGCAAAACCGGCGTGCACAGGTCATTATCGGCGATACGGAAACCCGCATGGTCGGCTCCTCGCAGGGTCAAACCTCAGCGACGTCCAGCGGTGAAGGTGAACAGAGCGGCCAGAACGTACACAGCGGACAAAATACAGAAAATGGGCAAACCGGGCAGAACGAACAAAACCAACAGAACGGCCAAGATAATCAACGCGAACCGTGA
- a CDS encoding DUF6328 family protein produces MDDQASQQHKNEQEMRDIIEEARCILPGLQAVFGFQTIAVFNKRFTDLATYAQVCHLVGLGLMVVAMAMLMTPAVYNRAKRGQATSRMLRMSRKSIRGGLIPLAVGLSLDMLTVMSLATDMLSLSIAAAVATLLLFMGLWYFIPRSDPAQVAEPRS; encoded by the coding sequence ATGGACGATCAAGCTTCTCAACAACATAAAAACGAGCAGGAAATGCGCGACATCATCGAGGAAGCGCGCTGCATCCTCCCTGGTCTTCAAGCTGTGTTCGGCTTCCAGACAATTGCCGTATTCAATAAGCGGTTCACGGATCTCGCGACCTATGCTCAAGTGTGCCATCTGGTGGGACTGGGTTTGATGGTTGTCGCGATGGCGATGCTGATGACGCCGGCCGTCTACAACCGCGCGAAACGCGGTCAAGCGACCTCAAGGATGCTACGCATGTCTCGCAAGAGCATCCGTGGCGGACTCATACCGTTGGCTGTCGGTCTATCACTCGATATGTTGACGGTAATGTCGCTTGCAACCGACATGCTCTCGCTGAGCATCGCTGCCGCGGTTGCTACTCTGCTCCTCTTTATGGGACTCTGGTATTTCATCCCACGAAGCGATCCCGCCCAGGTTGCCGAGCCGCGCTCCTGA
- a CDS encoding B12-binding domain-containing radical SAM protein, with protein sequence MTILLSTLNARYAHASLGLRYLLANMGELQEHTVLMEFVIGAKTTEVVERLLAKKPRIVGFGIYIWNVEETTKVVAMLKRVAPEVTVVLGGPEVSYETDKQEVVRLADYVVTGWGDITFPKLCGDILHGPKPLMKVHAGVQPPMAEIALPYSLYSDEDIAHRTIYVEASRGCPFKCEFCLSSLDKTAWPFNLETFLAEMEGLYQRGARLFKFVDRTFNLNVKTSQRIMQFFLDKIAASPEDPVYAHFELVPDHLPEALKATIAQFPAGALQFEIGIQSFNPEVQSLVSRRQDNDKAADNIRWLHEHSHAHLHVDLIAGLPGEDVDSFARGFDKLVALGPHEIQFGILKRLRGTPIIRHTEPFGMVFDPYPPYTVLATDRIDFATMQRLVRFARYWDLVANSGRFAHTVKTLMGDTPFASFMAFSNWMYTRTDATHRIALDRLARLVQEWLQLQGMAEEAAKELLASDYAGNVDKTGKQARTEQKAAAPERQVRHLAA encoded by the coding sequence ATGACCATCCTGCTCTCCACCCTCAACGCCCGCTACGCCCATGCTTCGCTGGGCCTGCGCTACCTGCTGGCCAATATGGGAGAGCTGCAGGAACACACCGTGCTGATGGAATTCGTCATCGGTGCGAAGACGACCGAAGTGGTCGAACGCCTGCTCGCGAAGAAACCGCGCATCGTCGGCTTCGGCATCTATATATGGAACGTCGAGGAGACGACCAAGGTCGTCGCCATGCTCAAGCGCGTCGCTCCCGAGGTGACGGTCGTTCTGGGCGGCCCCGAGGTTTCCTACGAAACCGACAAGCAGGAAGTCGTCCGCCTGGCCGACTACGTCGTCACCGGCTGGGGCGATATCACCTTCCCCAAGCTGTGCGGCGACATCCTGCACGGCCCGAAGCCGCTGATGAAGGTCCACGCCGGCGTCCAGCCGCCGATGGCCGAGATCGCGCTGCCCTACTCCTTGTATAGCGACGAGGACATCGCCCACCGCACCATCTATGTGGAAGCCTCGCGCGGCTGCCCCTTCAAGTGCGAGTTCTGCCTGTCTTCGCTGGACAAGACCGCCTGGCCCTTCAATCTCGAGACCTTCCTGGCCGAGATGGAAGGCCTCTACCAGCGCGGCGCCCGCCTGTTCAAGTTCGTCGACCGCACCTTCAACCTGAACGTCAAGACCAGCCAGCGCATCATGCAGTTCTTCCTCGATAAGATCGCGGCCTCCCCGGAAGATCCGGTCTACGCCCACTTCGAGCTCGTCCCCGACCACCTGCCGGAGGCGCTGAAAGCGACCATCGCCCAGTTTCCGGCGGGCGCCCTGCAGTTCGAGATCGGCATCCAGAGCTTCAATCCCGAGGTGCAGTCCCTGGTCAGCCGGCGCCAGGACAATGACAAGGCCGCGGACAACATCCGCTGGCTGCACGAACACTCGCACGCCCACCTGCACGTCGACCTGATCGCCGGCCTGCCGGGCGAAGACGTCGACAGCTTCGCGCGCGGCTTCGACAAGCTGGTGGCCCTCGGCCCGCACGAAATCCAGTTCGGGATCCTGAAGCGCCTGCGCGGCACCCCGATCATCCGCCACACCGAGCCCTTCGGGATGGTGTTCGATCCCTACCCGCCCTACACGGTGCTGGCCACCGACCGCATCGACTTCGCCACCATGCAGCGCCTGGTGCGCTTTGCCCGCTACTGGGACCTGGTGGCGAACTCCGGCCGCTTCGCGCATACCGTCAAGACGCTGATGGGGGACACACCCTTCGCCAGCTTCATGGCGTTTTCAAACTGGATGTATACCCGTACCGACGCCACCCACCGCATCGCCCTCGACCGCCTGGCCAGGCTGGTACAGGAATGGCTGCAGCTGCAGGGGATGGCCGAAGAAGCGGCAAAGGAACTGCTGGCCAGCGACTATGCCGGCAACGTCGACAAGACAGGCAAGCAAGCCAGGACCGAACAGAAGGCCGCCGCACCCGAGCGCCAGGTCCGCCACCTGGCGGCATGA
- a CDS encoding ABC transporter permease yields MRIENAPTLIIEHPTGQEQSVVARGVWQVHALARRGALKSINKTLAGLAGKPSLAWDLSEVASLDHIGAQMFWSAWGNQRPSLLKLDPRQEELFARIEKAGHIDLPRVRSSPLNWVIKLGSGVLSFFEHMKAVVILIGQVVQDVGRFIRHPMAGPWKEISANIYHSGFQALGITALVGFLIGIVLSYLSAQQLRMFGGDIYLVNILGMAVIRELGPLLAAILVAGRSGSSITAQLGVMRVTEELDAMLVMGISHGFRLIMPKVIALAIAMPLLVVWTDSMALLGGMLAAKVELHLALRYFIQKLPSAVPIVNYMIGLGKGVVFGMLIALTACHFGLRIKPNTESLGRLTTTSVVTAITVVIMANAVFAIVFSGVGFD; encoded by the coding sequence ATGCGGATTGAAAATGCGCCAACATTAATTATCGAACATCCCACCGGCCAGGAGCAATCCGTGGTGGCGCGCGGCGTATGGCAGGTTCACGCGCTGGCCAGGCGTGGGGCGCTCAAGAGCATCAACAAGACCCTGGCCGGGCTGGCTGGCAAGCCTTCGCTGGCCTGGGACCTGTCGGAAGTAGCGAGCCTCGACCACATCGGTGCCCAGATGTTCTGGAGCGCCTGGGGCAATCAACGCCCCAGTCTGCTGAAGCTCGACCCGCGGCAGGAAGAACTGTTCGCGCGCATCGAGAAAGCCGGCCACATCGACCTGCCGCGGGTGCGCAGCAGTCCCCTGAACTGGGTAATCAAGCTGGGTTCGGGGGTGCTGTCCTTCTTCGAGCACATGAAGGCGGTGGTGATCCTGATCGGCCAGGTGGTGCAGGATGTCGGCCGCTTCATCCGCCATCCGATGGCGGGGCCGTGGAAGGAAATCTCGGCCAACATCTACCATTCCGGCTTCCAGGCGCTGGGCATTACGGCGCTGGTGGGCTTCCTGATCGGGATCGTGCTCTCTTACCTGTCGGCCCAGCAGCTGCGCATGTTCGGCGGCGACATCTACCTGGTCAACATCCTCGGCATGGCCGTCATCCGGGAGCTCGGGCCGCTGCTGGCGGCGATCCTGGTGGCGGGCCGCTCCGGTTCCTCGATCACGGCCCAGCTCGGGGTAATGCGGGTGACCGAGGAGCTCGACGCGATGCTGGTCATGGGCATCTCGCACGGCTTCCGGCTGATCATGCCGAAGGTGATCGCGCTGGCGATCGCGATGCCGCTGCTGGTGGTGTGGACCGACTCCATGGCCCTGCTGGGCGGCATGCTGGCGGCCAAGGTCGAACTGCACCTGGCGCTGCGCTACTTCATCCAGAAACTGCCGTCGGCGGTGCCGATCGTGAACTACATGATCGGCCTGGGCAAGGGCGTCGTGTTCGGCATGCTGATCGCCCTCACCGCTTGCCACTTCGGCCTGCGCATCAAGCCGAACACCGAAAGCCTGGGGCGCCTGACCACGACCTCGGTGGTCACCGCGATCACCGTCGTCATCATGGCCAACGCCGTGTTCGCGATCGTCTTTTCGGGCGTGGGGTTCGACTGA
- a CDS encoding ABC transporter ATP-binding protein, with product MQQALNRKPDEKVGPPVVQIRNLWTRFGRTVVHQDLNLDIYAGEILSIVGGSGTGKTVLLRQMLGLEHPSSGSVTVFGEDVSSASPEQLQRMRNHWGMLFQQGALYSALTVFDNIALPLRELRALPENVIRDAVLLKMDMVGLGPGDANKMPSDLSGGMIKRAALARALALEPQLLFLDEPTAGLDPDLSDTFVELIQTLHNELKLTVVMVTHDLDTLFALSSRIAVLAEKHVLAVGPACDVLRVKHPFIKQFFLGPRGQRALEVLEERYAGKESED from the coding sequence ATGCAGCAGGCACTCAACCGCAAACCGGACGAAAAAGTCGGACCGCCGGTGGTCCAGATCCGCAATCTCTGGACCCGTTTCGGCCGCACCGTGGTGCACCAGGACCTGAACCTCGATATTTACGCCGGCGAGATCTTGTCGATCGTCGGTGGCTCCGGCACCGGCAAGACCGTGCTGCTGCGCCAGATGCTGGGCCTGGAGCATCCTTCCAGCGGCTCGGTGACCGTGTTCGGCGAGGACGTCAGCAGCGCCAGCCCGGAACAGCTGCAGCGCATGCGCAACCACTGGGGCATGCTGTTCCAGCAGGGCGCCCTGTATTCGGCGTTGACGGTGTTCGACAACATCGCCCTGCCGCTGCGCGAGCTGCGCGCCCTGCCCGAGAACGTGATCCGCGACGCCGTGCTGCTGAAGATGGACATGGTGGGGCTGGGACCGGGCGACGCCAACAAGATGCCGTCCGACCTGTCCGGCGGGATGATCAAGCGCGCCGCCCTGGCGCGCGCCCTGGCGCTCGAACCCCAGCTGTTGTTCCTGGATGAGCCCACCGCCGGCCTGGATCCCGACCTGTCGGACACCTTCGTGGAGCTGATCCAGACCCTGCACAACGAGCTGAAGCTGACCGTGGTGATGGTCACGCACGACCTGGACACGCTGTTCGCGCTGTCTTCCCGCATCGCCGTACTGGCCGAGAAGCACGTGCTCGCAGTCGGCCCCGCATGCGACGTGCTGCGGGTGAAGCATCCCTTCATCAAACAATTTTTCCTCGGTCCGCGCGGCCAGCGCGCGCTGGAAGTGCTGGAGGAACGCTACGCAGGAAAGGAATCGGAAGACTGA
- a CDS encoding MlaD family protein: MENRSYALMTGFFTVALLVAAVLIGLWFNRDRTTMHPYEIVTTQTIPGLNPQAAVRYRGLEVGRVDDIVFDPRVTGQILIKLSIADNAPVTTTTFASLGYQGVTGIAFIQLDDDRTGSPLLASDKNHVARIPLRPGLLDQLEKRGLSILEKTEQITNSLNNIVSQENADKITHAVDNISKAAEAYAEIPKQLQPTLARMPELTAKLDRTMSSVNELSTSATSAVRNYDRLATNLQAPGGPIDRAAGAIASLEGVTSNLEMRTLPHLTEMTDEARISLRAVRRTVTNIGDRPQSILFGSPKAQPGPGEPGFVPPTK, encoded by the coding sequence ATGGAAAACAGATCATATGCGCTGATGACGGGCTTCTTCACGGTCGCGCTGCTGGTGGCGGCGGTCCTGATCGGACTGTGGTTCAACCGCGACCGCACCACCATGCACCCCTACGAGATCGTCACCACCCAGACCATTCCCGGCCTGAACCCGCAGGCCGCGGTGCGCTACCGCGGCCTGGAGGTCGGGCGCGTCGACGACATCGTGTTCGACCCGCGCGTCACCGGCCAGATCCTGATCAAGCTGTCGATCGCCGATAACGCGCCGGTCACCACCACCACCTTCGCCTCGCTCGGCTACCAGGGCGTGACCGGCATCGCCTTCATCCAGCTGGACGACGACCGTACCGGCTCCCCGCTGCTGGCCAGCGACAAGAACCACGTGGCGCGTATCCCGCTGCGCCCCGGCCTGCTGGACCAGCTGGAAAAGCGCGGCTTGTCCATCCTCGAGAAGACCGAGCAGATCACGAACAGCCTGAACAACATCGTCAGCCAGGAAAACGCCGACAAGATCACGCACGCCGTCGACAACATCAGCAAGGCCGCCGAGGCCTATGCGGAGATCCCGAAACAGCTGCAGCCGACCCTGGCGCGCATGCCGGAGCTGACCGCCAAGCTGGATCGCACCATGAGCTCGGTGAACGAACTGTCCACCAGCGCCACCAGCGCGGTGCGCAACTACGACCGCCTGGCCACCAACCTGCAGGCGCCGGGCGGGCCGATCGACCGCGCAGCCGGCGCCATCGCCTCGCTCGAAGGCGTGACCTCGAACCTGGAGATGCGCACCCTGCCGCACCTGACCGAGATGACCGACGAGGCCCGCATCTCGCTGCGCGCCGTGCGCCGCACCGTGACGAATATCGGCGACCGCCCGCAGAGCATTCTGTTCGGCAGTCCCAAGGCCCAACCCGGCCCCGGCGAACCCGGCTTCGTCCCTCCGACCAAATGA
- a CDS encoding ABC-type transport auxiliary lipoprotein family protein — MILKTHRFIAVLAAAGLLLGGCASQKGEPTTQFDFGPATPPAAAQAAQPAAMPAASIGAIVVTDVTGSSALDSERMFYRLGYADALQARSYANSRWTANPLQMMTQRLKTRIGQSGAKVLSETDASNGIPILRVDVDEFVHSFSSAAQSEGQVALRASVFRGHVLVDQRSFTRSTAANTPDAAGGARALAASTDAIAADIVSWLGTLDLTRR; from the coding sequence GTGATCTTGAAAACGCACCGTTTCATCGCCGTCCTGGCTGCCGCCGGCCTGCTCCTCGGCGGCTGCGCCTCGCAGAAGGGCGAACCGACCACCCAGTTCGATTTCGGCCCGGCCACCCCGCCCGCCGCCGCGCAGGCGGCGCAGCCTGCCGCGATGCCCGCGGCGTCGATCGGCGCGATCGTCGTCACCGACGTTACCGGCTCGAGCGCCCTCGACAGCGAGCGCATGTTCTACCGCCTCGGCTATGCCGACGCCCTGCAGGCGCGCTCGTATGCGAACAGCCGCTGGACTGCGAATCCGCTGCAGATGATGACCCAGCGCCTGAAGACCCGGATCGGCCAGTCCGGCGCCAAGGTGCTGTCGGAAACCGACGCCTCGAACGGCATCCCGATCCTGCGCGTCGACGTCGACGAATTCGTCCACAGCTTCAGCAGCGCGGCGCAGAGCGAAGGCCAGGTGGCGCTGCGCGCCTCAGTCTTCCGCGGCCACGTGCTGGTCGACCAGCGCAGCTTCACCCGCAGTACCGCCGCGAACACGCCTGATGCGGCCGGCGGCGCACGCGCGCTGGCCGCCAGCACCGACGCCATCGCCGCCGACATCGTGAGCTGGCTTGGCACCCTCGACCTGACCCGCCGATGA
- a CDS encoding VanZ family protein, whose protein sequence is MTDTHDPARPRASPVARAALLAYLLLIVYASWFPFSGWRSSGLSPFAFLNLQPQRYWTGFDVMVNIVGYMPLGVLLVLALHPLVRGAWAVVVAALCGLLVSGLMETVQNYLPSRVPSNLDLLTNAGGCLAGAVLGLFFAPLLLDHSRLQRLRQRWFAAYASQGLVLIALWPLAQVYPQGYLFGNGQILPLLSEWLSEWLDTDIDLVTMIRGSAGMTVEQYWLSEIVITACGMTGAALTLLCLTRRTAPRLWLMLALVFTALLVKTLASSLFFSPENALTWITPGAQGGFLIGLIMLAGLAFAPQVAQRRLAVVTLVLSLIVVNTIPANPYFVATLQAWQQGKFLNFNGAAQFIGMAWPFLALWFLLLPSHRLNRQ, encoded by the coding sequence ATGACCGACACGCACGACCCGGCACGGCCGCGCGCGTCGCCGGTCGCGCGCGCCGCCCTGCTGGCCTACCTGCTGCTGATCGTCTACGCAAGCTGGTTTCCGTTTTCCGGCTGGCGCAGCAGCGGGCTGTCGCCGTTCGCCTTCCTGAACCTGCAGCCGCAACGTTACTGGACCGGCTTCGACGTCATGGTCAACATCGTCGGCTACATGCCGCTCGGCGTGCTGCTGGTGCTGGCCCTGCATCCGCTGGTGCGCGGCGCCTGGGCGGTGGTGGTCGCGGCCCTGTGCGGGCTGCTGGTGTCGGGCCTGATGGAGACCGTACAGAACTACCTGCCCAGCCGCGTGCCCTCGAACCTCGACCTGCTGACGAATGCCGGCGGCTGCCTGGCCGGCGCGGTGCTCGGACTGTTCTTCGCCCCGCTGCTGCTCGACCACAGCCGCCTGCAGCGCCTGCGCCAGCGCTGGTTCGCCGCCTACGCCAGCCAGGGCCTGGTGCTGATCGCGCTGTGGCCACTGGCCCAGGTCTACCCGCAGGGTTACCTGTTCGGCAATGGCCAGATCCTGCCGCTGCTGTCGGAATGGCTGTCCGAATGGCTCGACACCGACATCGACCTGGTCACCATGATCCGCGGCAGCGCCGGCATGACGGTCGAGCAGTACTGGCTGTCGGAGATCGTGATCACGGCCTGCGGCATGACCGGCGCCGCCCTCACCCTGCTGTGCCTGACGCGCCGCACCGCGCCGCGGCTCTGGCTGATGCTGGCGCTGGTCTTCACGGCCCTGCTGGTCAAGACCCTGGCCAGCTCGCTGTTCTTCTCCCCCGAAAATGCCCTCACCTGGATCACGCCCGGCGCCCAGGGCGGCTTCCTGATCGGCCTGATCATGCTGGCCGGCCTGGCCTTCGCGCCCCAGGTCGCACAGCGCCGCCTGGCCGTGGTGACCCTGGTGCTGTCCCTGATCGTCGTAAACACGATCCCGGCCAACCCGTATTTCGTCGCCACCCTGCAGGCCTGGCAGCAGGGTAAATTCCTGAACTTCAACGGCGCGGCGCAGTTCATCGGCATGGCCTGGCCCTTCCTGGCACTCTGGTTCCTGCTGCTGCCCTCGCACCGCCTGAACCGTCAATGA
- a CDS encoding ferredoxin produces the protein MSDDKPFYEHHVFFCMNVREGEGCRPSCGKHGAETAQKHAKKRIKELGLNGQGKVRINQSGCLDRCEEGPVVVVYPQGTWYTYVDTSDIDEIIDRHLLKGEVVERLKI, from the coding sequence ATGAGCGACGACAAACCATTTTATGAACACCACGTGTTCTTCTGCATGAACGTGCGCGAAGGCGAAGGCTGCCGCCCCAGTTGCGGCAAACACGGCGCCGAAACCGCCCAGAAGCACGCCAAGAAACGCATTAAGGAACTGGGCCTGAACGGCCAGGGCAAGGTGCGCATCAACCAGTCCGGCTGCCTGGACCGCTGCGAAGAGGGGCCGGTGGTGGTGGTCTACCCGCAGGGCACCTGGTACACCTATGTCGACACCTCCGACATCGACGAGATCATCGACCGCCACCTGCTGAAGGGCGAAGTGGTCGAGCGCCTGAAAATCTGA
- a CDS encoding alpha/beta hydrolase, with protein MNKHSQKFYLTGHAGKMECLLDEPEGEPGSAPRGIALVAHPHPLYGGTMENKVAQTLARAFVGLGYVTARFNFRGVGESEGTYDDGRGEVDDMEIMLDHMLKEYPGLPFTLAGFSFGTFVQAQLQQRLEAQGRPAERLVLVGTAAGKWPMPPVPADSILIHGELDDTITLQQVFDWARPLDIPVTVIPGADHFFHRKLVHIKNLVAQMWRRDI; from the coding sequence ATGAACAAGCATTCGCAAAAGTTTTACCTGACCGGCCACGCCGGCAAGATGGAGTGCCTCCTGGACGAGCCGGAAGGGGAGCCGGGAAGCGCACCGCGGGGCATCGCCCTGGTGGCCCACCCGCACCCGCTGTACGGCGGCACGATGGAAAACAAGGTCGCGCAGACGCTGGCGCGCGCTTTCGTCGGCCTCGGCTACGTGACGGCCCGCTTCAATTTCCGCGGCGTCGGCGAGTCCGAAGGCACCTATGACGACGGTCGCGGCGAAGTGGACGACATGGAGATCATGCTCGACCACATGCTCAAGGAATATCCCGGCCTGCCCTTCACGCTGGCCGGCTTCTCCTTCGGCACCTTCGTGCAGGCCCAGCTGCAGCAGCGCCTGGAAGCCCAGGGCCGCCCGGCCGAGCGCCTGGTGCTGGTCGGGACCGCGGCCGGCAAATGGCCGATGCCGCCGGTGCCGGCGGACTCGATCCTGATCCACGGCGAACTTGACGATACGATCACGCTGCAGCAGGTGTTCGACTGGGCGCGCCCGCTCGACATCCCAGTCACCGTGATTCCAGGCGCCGATCATTTCTTCCACCGCAAGCTCGTTCACATTAAAAATCTTGTCGCGCAAATGTGGCGGCGTGACATTTGA
- a CDS encoding D-alanyl-D-alanine carboxypeptidase family protein: MKKLIAAFAASALLMSAANAQQVPAPQIAARSWTLLDATSGQIIASQDADMRIEPASLTKVMTAYVVFGAIRDKKITLDQMVNVSKRAWKVDGSSSKMFIDPATPVSIKDLLYGLMIQSGNDAAVALAEAVAGDEGTFVHLMNEQAQQMGMKNTKFANPHGLPSPDNYSTARDLSILASHEIKDFPEFYKIDSIKEFTYNKIKQQNRNRLLWLDPTVDGLKTGHTEASGFSMIASAHRPNGPSGERRLISVLSGATSDGNRTAESQKLLNWGFQNFDTVKLYSKGQAIATPEVWKGSKSTVKIGFPNDVLVTVPKGVAQKMKPVLERKDPLVAPLALNGRVGTLKMMVDGKPLLALPVVSLEEVSEATIIGRAWDSMRLWMK, translated from the coding sequence ATGAAAAAGTTAATCGCGGCCTTCGCCGCCAGTGCCCTCCTGATGTCGGCCGCCAACGCACAGCAAGTGCCGGCCCCGCAAATCGCCGCCCGTTCCTGGACGCTGCTGGATGCCACCAGCGGCCAGATCATCGCCTCGCAGGATGCCGACATGCGCATCGAGCCGGCCTCGCTCACCAAGGTCATGACCGCCTACGTGGTGTTCGGCGCCATCCGCGACAAGAAGATCACGCTGGACCAGATGGTCAACGTGTCGAAGCGCGCCTGGAAGGTCGACGGCAGCAGTTCGAAGATGTTCATCGACCCGGCCACCCCGGTATCGATCAAGGATCTGCTGTACGGCCTGATGATCCAGTCGGGTAACGACGCCGCCGTGGCGCTGGCCGAAGCGGTCGCCGGCGACGAAGGCACCTTCGTCCACCTGATGAACGAACAGGCCCAGCAGATGGGCATGAAGAACACGAAGTTCGCCAATCCGCACGGTCTGCCCAGCCCGGACAACTATTCGACCGCACGCGACCTGTCGATCCTGGCTTCGCACGAGATCAAGGACTTCCCCGAGTTCTACAAGATCGACTCGATCAAGGAATTCACTTATAACAAGATCAAGCAGCAGAACCGCAACCGTCTGCTGTGGCTCGACCCGACCGTGGACGGTCTGAAGACCGGCCACACCGAAGCCTCGGGCTTTTCGATGATTGCCTCGGCCCACCGTCCGAACGGCCCGTCGGGCGAGCGCCGCCTGATCTCGGTGCTGTCCGGCGCCACCTCGGACGGCAACCGTACCGCCGAAAGCCAGAAGCTGCTGAACTGGGGCTTCCAGAACTTCGACACCGTCAAGCTGTACTCGAAGGGCCAGGCGATCGCCACCCCGGAAGTGTGGAAGGGCTCGAAGTCGACCGTGAAGATCGGCTTCCCCAACGACGTGCTGGTGACCGTGCCGAAGGGCGTGGCGCAGAAAATGAAGCCGGTCCTCGAGCGCAAGGACCCGCTGGTCGCCCCGCTGGCCCTGAACGGCCGCGTCGGCACGCTGAAGATGATGGTCGACGGCAAACCGCTGCTGGCGCTGCCGGTGGTGTCGCTGGAAGAGGTGTCGGAAGCGACCATCATCGGGCGCGCGTGGGACTCGATGCGTTTGTGGATGAAGTAA
- a CDS encoding aldo/keto reductase family oxidoreductase, whose protein sequence is MTHALPRDLHCPRITTRANGLELSRIVAGMWRMVEWNMTVEQRIALIEQCIAMGVTSFDHADIYGNYGVEGLFGEALRAQPSLRDRIQLVSKCGIKLLSNKRPEHTIQHYDTTAAHIVASAEESLRQLHTDRLDLLLIHRPDPLMDFDEIAEAFTRLKQAGKVLHVGVSNFSRHQFDVLNRRIGLATNQVEFSPLHVAPMFDETFDGLQDMGIAPMIWSPLAGGRLFTSNEANAENLRLVVKEIADRLHQPFASVIFAWIMQLPSRPIPLTGSGRIEAIAVAVAGTGFKLSRTDWFAILRAARGHEVA, encoded by the coding sequence ATGACCCACGCCCTCCCCCGCGACCTGCACTGCCCCCGCATCACCACCCGCGCGAACGGACTCGAACTGTCCCGCATCGTCGCCGGCATGTGGCGCATGGTCGAGTGGAACATGACGGTCGAGCAGCGCATCGCCCTGATCGAACAGTGCATCGCGATGGGCGTGACCTCCTTCGACCACGCCGACATCTACGGCAACTACGGCGTCGAAGGCCTGTTCGGCGAAGCGCTGCGCGCCCAGCCCTCGCTGCGCGACCGCATCCAGCTGGTCAGCAAATGCGGTATCAAGCTGCTCTCCAACAAGCGCCCCGAACACACGATCCAGCATTACGACACCACCGCCGCCCACATCGTCGCCTCGGCCGAAGAGTCGCTGCGCCAGCTGCATACCGACCGCCTCGACCTGCTGCTGATCCACCGTCCGGATCCGCTGATGGACTTCGACGAGATCGCCGAAGCCTTCACCCGCCTGAAGCAGGCAGGCAAGGTGCTGCATGTGGGCGTGTCGAACTTCAGCCGCCATCAGTTCGACGTGCTGAACCGCCGCATCGGGCTGGCGACCAACCAGGTCGAGTTCTCGCCGCTGCACGTGGCGCCGATGTTCGACGAGACCTTCGATGGCCTGCAGGACATGGGCATCGCGCCGATGATCTGGTCGCCGCTGGCCGGCGGGCGCCTGTTCACCTCGAACGAGGCGAACGCCGAGAACCTGCGCCTGGTGGTCAAGGAGATCGCCGACCGCCTGCACCAGCCCTTCGCCAGCGTGATCTTCGCCTGGATCATGCAGCTGCCCTCGCGCCCGATCCCGCTGACCGGCAGCGGCCGCATCGAAGCGATCGCGGTGGCGGTGGCCGGCACCGGCTTCAAGCTGTCGCGCACCGACTGGTTCGCGATCCTGCGCGCGGCGCGCGGCCACGAAGTCGCCTGA